One segment of Gordonia terrae DNA contains the following:
- a CDS encoding ABC transporter ATP-binding protein, with protein sequence MKLYDTVNDVDARHLTKNVVASVSGVTKRFDSGTRALDRVDLDVRTGDFVAVVGPSGCGKSTLLRMVAGLEKPTDGSVALATESVGFIFQEPTLLAWRSVRGNVELCAEIARLPRGERRRRAQAAIDAVGLTGFESQLPRMLSGGMKMRASLARSLTSEPELLLLDEPFGALDEMTRLDMQSELQRLYAERRFTAMFITHSVSEAVFLANRVVVMSARPGRIVADIGIDFAHPRHPDLRYDARFTDRVAEISETLRGAR encoded by the coding sequence ATGAAACTCTACGACACGGTGAACGACGTGGATGCGCGTCATCTCACCAAGAATGTCGTCGCCTCCGTCTCCGGGGTGACGAAGCGATTCGACTCCGGGACCCGTGCGCTGGACCGGGTGGACCTCGACGTGCGCACCGGCGACTTCGTGGCGGTCGTGGGACCGTCGGGATGCGGCAAGTCCACCCTGCTCCGGATGGTCGCGGGACTCGAGAAGCCTACGGACGGAAGCGTGGCGCTCGCCACGGAGTCGGTCGGGTTCATCTTCCAGGAGCCCACCCTCCTGGCCTGGCGCAGCGTGCGGGGCAATGTCGAACTCTGCGCCGAGATCGCACGACTGCCGCGGGGCGAACGCCGGCGCCGGGCGCAGGCGGCGATCGACGCTGTCGGTCTGACCGGATTCGAGTCCCAGTTGCCCCGCATGCTGTCCGGTGGCATGAAGATGCGTGCGTCGCTTGCCCGCTCGCTGACCTCCGAACCCGAATTGCTGCTTCTCGACGAACCTTTCGGTGCTCTCGACGAGATGACCCGGCTCGACATGCAATCGGAGTTGCAGCGGCTCTACGCCGAGCGACGGTTCACCGCGATGTTCATCACGCACTCGGTGTCGGAAGCGGTCTTCCTCGCCAACCGGGTGGTCGTCATGTCGGCGCGCCCCGGGCGGATCGTCGCGGACATCGGCATCGACTTCGCCCACCCCCGACATCCCGACCTGCGCTACGACGCCCGCTTCACCGATCGCGTCGCCGAGATCTCCGAAACCCTCCGAGGTGCACGATGA
- a CDS encoding ABC transporter permease, whose product MTTAARSRPVTGVQPDQTPASAGGPSGSSRRGTARRAALGVLRYGAPPVLSLAVAIGAWYAVSYLILAPARRFLLPPPHAVLFDSLLEPDHVGPMLDALWVTAKVCLVGFVVAALIGVSIGVLMSRGSFLERAIYPWAVVLQVIPVLAIVPLIGLWFGYGMVARTIVCVIIAIFPIIANTHFGLVSVDKSSQELFTLSKATPVQRLLMLEFPSALPSMMTGFRTASGLVVVGAIIGDMFFAKGEPGIGTLLDIYRARLQSDDLIAAIVLASVFGILVFGIFGILNAAVNRRR is encoded by the coding sequence ATGACCACTGCCGCCCGATCCCGCCCCGTCACCGGCGTGCAACCCGATCAGACGCCGGCGTCCGCAGGGGGACCGTCGGGGTCATCGCGGCGCGGTACCGCGCGCCGCGCGGCGCTGGGCGTGCTCCGATACGGGGCCCCACCGGTACTGTCCCTCGCCGTCGCGATCGGCGCCTGGTATGCGGTCAGCTATCTGATCCTCGCTCCCGCACGGCGTTTTCTGCTCCCACCCCCGCACGCCGTGCTGTTCGACTCGCTGCTCGAACCGGATCACGTGGGCCCCATGCTCGACGCGCTCTGGGTCACCGCCAAGGTGTGCCTCGTCGGCTTCGTCGTCGCCGCGCTCATCGGGGTGTCCATCGGGGTCCTGATGAGCCGAGGGTCCTTTCTCGAACGCGCGATCTACCCCTGGGCCGTTGTGCTCCAGGTGATCCCGGTGCTGGCGATCGTGCCGTTGATCGGTCTGTGGTTCGGTTACGGGATGGTCGCCCGCACCATCGTGTGCGTGATCATCGCCATCTTCCCGATCATCGCCAACACACACTTCGGTCTCGTCTCGGTCGACAAGTCCTCACAGGAGCTGTTCACGCTGTCCAAGGCGACGCCGGTGCAACGCCTGCTGATGCTCGAGTTCCCGTCGGCGCTGCCGTCGATGATGACGGGTTTCCGGACCGCCTCGGGGCTCGTCGTGGTCGGCGCCATCATCGGAGACATGTTCTTCGCCAAGGGCGAACCGGGAATCGGCACGCTGCTCGACATCTACCGGGCCCGCCTGCAGTCCGACGACCTGATCGCCGCGATCGTCCTGGCATCGGTCTTCGGCATCCTCGTCTTCGGCATCTTCGGCATCCTCAACGCCGCCGTCAACCGCCGACGCTGA
- a CDS encoding isopenicillin N synthase family dioxygenase, with product MFTVPTIDISAYRDPHGTPAERSRVARALDDACSGVGFVQIVGHGIAPAVIDALTAALDEFYALPLEEKKRYARPGQNRGYSPPKSESLSMSLGVAAANQMNDFYEAFTVGSEGAWFPDLDLPESSYPTNTWPDAAPGFRGAVEDWFGAARDLSRVLLTAFTDALGVPAGYFDSMTDHSIDALKLNNYTLPEGEIELAGDLTGMGAHTDFGILTVLWADQVPGLQVLDHEGRWHDVAPADGALLVNLGDAMARWTNDRWRSTVHRVDPPVVDGRILRRRSAAFFFDGNADALIETLPGCARTDHPGYPPITVAENINAKLAGMKNGVAPAGADREAQRVMAAG from the coding sequence ATGTTCACCGTTCCGACGATCGACATCTCGGCCTACCGCGACCCGCACGGCACGCCCGCGGAGCGGAGCCGAGTGGCGCGCGCCCTCGACGACGCCTGCAGCGGAGTCGGTTTCGTCCAGATCGTCGGTCACGGCATCGCACCGGCCGTCATCGATGCCCTGACCGCGGCGCTCGACGAGTTCTACGCGCTACCGCTCGAGGAGAAGAAGCGATATGCCCGGCCGGGTCAGAACCGTGGCTACAGCCCCCCGAAGAGCGAATCGCTGAGCATGAGTCTCGGTGTCGCGGCGGCCAACCAGATGAACGACTTCTACGAGGCGTTCACCGTCGGCTCGGAGGGTGCCTGGTTCCCGGACCTGGACCTACCGGAGTCCAGCTACCCGACGAACACGTGGCCGGACGCGGCCCCGGGCTTCCGCGGTGCCGTAGAGGACTGGTTCGGCGCCGCGCGCGATCTCTCCCGAGTTCTGCTCACCGCGTTCACCGATGCGCTCGGTGTGCCTGCGGGCTACTTCGACTCGATGACCGACCACTCCATCGATGCGCTGAAGTTGAACAACTACACCCTCCCCGAAGGGGAGATCGAACTCGCCGGGGACTTGACCGGGATGGGTGCGCACACCGACTTCGGCATCCTCACCGTGCTGTGGGCCGACCAGGTACCCGGGCTCCAGGTGCTCGATCACGAGGGCCGATGGCACGACGTGGCGCCCGCCGACGGCGCATTGCTGGTCAACCTCGGGGATGCCATGGCGCGGTGGACGAATGACCGGTGGCGTTCGACCGTGCACCGCGTCGACCCGCCGGTCGTCGACGGCCGGATCCTCCGTCGCCGGTCGGCGGCGTTCTTCTTCGACGGCAACGCCGACGCCCTCATCGAGACGCTGCCCGGGTGCGCCCGCACCGATCACCCCGGATATCCACCGATCACCGTCGCCGAGAACATCAACGCGAAACTGGCCGGGATGAAGAACGGCGTCGCACCCGCCGGAGCCGATCGCGAGGCGCAGCGCGTGATGGCCGCGGGATGA
- a CDS encoding GntR family transcriptional regulator, which translates to MTGNGDDGALLTQSVLRRIRDEIFDGTLEPGASLSVPGLAARLDVSRSPVREAVQQLVMDGLAVYTPRVGAKVAVLDDAMLRHVFEVREVLDGLAARQATVRVTRAELAGLWERVREQERLLDTDPDHRRDAELDLDFHTAVRSLSGNAPLCDALLKLDTQSHLYRSDMWSHEDNRRHAVTEHRRIVAALEAGDADGADRAARAHAAGVLVRLLRT; encoded by the coding sequence ATGACTGGAAACGGAGACGACGGCGCCCTGCTCACGCAGTCGGTCCTGCGCCGCATACGCGACGAGATCTTCGACGGCACCCTCGAACCCGGTGCGTCGCTCTCGGTTCCGGGGTTGGCCGCTCGACTGGACGTCTCGCGCAGTCCGGTTCGGGAGGCGGTCCAGCAACTCGTCATGGACGGGCTGGCCGTCTACACCCCGCGAGTCGGGGCGAAGGTCGCGGTGCTCGACGACGCGATGCTGCGGCACGTCTTCGAGGTCCGCGAGGTGCTCGACGGTCTCGCCGCCCGCCAGGCCACGGTGCGGGTGACGCGCGCGGAGCTGGCGGGCCTGTGGGAGCGGGTCCGAGAACAGGAGCGGTTGCTGGACACCGATCCCGATCACCGACGCGACGCCGAACTCGACCTCGACTTCCACACCGCGGTCCGGTCGTTGTCGGGCAATGCGCCGCTGTGCGATGCCCTGCTGAAGCTCGACACCCAGTCACACCTGTACCGGTCCGACATGTGGTCGCACGAGGACAACCGCCGGCATGCCGTGACCGAACACCGCCGGATCGTCGCGGCGCTGGAGGCCGGCGACGCCGACGGGGCCGACCGGGCCGCACGGGCGCACGCCGCCGGCGTCCTCGTGCGCCTGCTCCGGACCTGA
- the efeB gene encoding iron uptake transporter deferrochelatase/peroxidase subunit, translating to MSDPTPDPRDGEPDAAPRSPRRGFSRRAVIGGAGAGLVVAAGGVALGRASASSQSPPGQIVEFRGEHQAGITTAAQDRLHFASFDVVTDSRAELIAMLQRWTAAAERMTRGEETVDDGATGLGDYTPPADTGEALGLGAANLTLTIGFGPGLFGPCAADPTRPDRFGIGDRKPAALQDLPGFAAEKIEPARSYGDICIQACADDPQVAVHAIRNLARMAFGVAAVRWSQLGFGRTSSTTQSQSTPRNLFGFKDGTNNLRAEDTKLLDRWVWVGAEDNPPAARWMTGGTYLVARRIRMDIEPWDRAHLLEQEQIVGRTKAAGAPLGQTDEFDTPDFAVTSGRTPVIPRDAHIRLAHPDNLGGVRILRRGYNFTDGSDGFGHLDAGLFFIAFNRDTGRQFVPMQHALSRRDAMTEYLIPNGSSVFAVPPGLAPGEWWGQHLFA from the coding sequence GTGAGTGATCCGACCCCCGACCCGCGCGACGGCGAACCCGATGCCGCACCCCGGTCCCCACGGCGCGGGTTCTCCCGTCGCGCGGTGATCGGCGGCGCCGGCGCCGGACTCGTCGTCGCCGCGGGCGGGGTCGCCCTCGGGCGGGCCTCGGCGTCGTCGCAGTCGCCACCCGGCCAGATCGTCGAGTTCCGCGGCGAGCACCAGGCGGGCATCACCACCGCGGCGCAGGACCGGCTCCACTTCGCCAGCTTCGACGTCGTGACCGACTCCCGCGCCGAACTCATCGCCATGCTGCAACGCTGGACCGCGGCGGCCGAACGGATGACTCGCGGCGAGGAGACCGTCGACGACGGTGCGACCGGACTCGGTGACTACACACCACCGGCCGACACCGGCGAAGCGCTCGGACTCGGCGCCGCGAACCTCACTCTCACCATCGGTTTCGGCCCGGGACTGTTCGGTCCCTGCGCCGCCGACCCCACCCGCCCCGACCGGTTCGGCATCGGTGACCGCAAACCCGCTGCCCTGCAGGACCTTCCCGGTTTCGCGGCGGAGAAGATCGAACCCGCACGGTCCTACGGCGACATCTGCATCCAGGCATGTGCCGACGATCCGCAGGTCGCGGTCCACGCGATCCGCAACCTGGCCCGCATGGCCTTCGGCGTGGCCGCGGTGCGCTGGTCCCAGCTCGGCTTCGGCCGCACCTCGTCGACCACCCAGTCGCAGTCGACACCACGAAACCTGTTCGGGTTCAAGGACGGGACCAACAACCTCCGGGCGGAGGACACCAAGCTGCTCGACCGCTGGGTGTGGGTCGGCGCCGAGGACAACCCGCCGGCCGCCCGCTGGATGACCGGCGGCACCTACCTCGTCGCCCGACGCATCCGCATGGACATCGAGCCGTGGGACCGCGCCCACCTGCTCGAACAGGAACAGATCGTCGGTCGCACGAAGGCGGCCGGCGCACCGCTGGGACAGACCGACGAATTCGACACACCCGACTTCGCGGTCACCTCCGGCCGCACGCCGGTCATCCCCCGCGACGCCCACATCCGGCTCGCGCATCCCGACAACCTCGGCGGCGTCCGAATCCTGCGGCGCGGGTATAACTTCACCGACGGCTCGGACGGCTTCGGCCACCTGGACGCAGGCCTGTTCTTCATCGCGTTCAACCGAGACACCGGACGGCAGTTCGTCCCGATGCAACACGCGCTCTCCCGCAGAGACGCGATGACCGAATACCTCATCCCCAACGGGTCGTCCGTCTTCGCCGTACCCCCCGGGCTCGCTCCCGGCGAGTGGTGGGGACAACACCTCTTCGCCTGA
- the efeO gene encoding iron uptake system protein EfeO, producing the protein MNRRTVMAAGAAVALVSPVLLAGCTQKATSDGAITVTSTNDACDLASTEATTGNVDFAVTNSGDKVTEFYVYGTNNRVLGEVENIGPGLSGNLSVEIVEPGTYTVACKPGMVGTGIRTELTVGGERKEKADVPADVTAAKGQYLEYVRNQLNTLHAQVTAFVGSVKAGDLDAARAQFGLARTPYERIEPVAESFPDLDPAIDMRWDDTEDGAQPFTGFHRIERFLWPPQPAEIGDAPGQITPADAQNAAATDNPQTIAPVADQLLADVTKLRDEVNAPGFEFETGSFVKGPQALIDEVAATKIDGEEDRYSHTDLWDFAGNLDGSETAIATLQPIISAKDPKLMDTITAQFATVRDSVNTYRSGDGYVSYTEVSADQRKEMSNQIDALSATLSQVPGIVLAQ; encoded by the coding sequence GTGAATCGCAGAACCGTGATGGCCGCCGGCGCGGCCGTGGCACTCGTGTCACCCGTGCTGCTGGCCGGCTGCACCCAGAAGGCCACCTCGGACGGTGCGATCACGGTCACGTCCACCAACGATGCATGCGACCTAGCGAGCACGGAGGCGACCACGGGCAACGTCGATTTCGCCGTCACCAACTCCGGCGACAAGGTCACCGAGTTCTACGTGTACGGCACCAACAACCGCGTACTCGGCGAGGTCGAGAACATCGGTCCCGGACTGTCGGGCAACCTCAGCGTGGAGATCGTCGAACCCGGCACCTACACGGTGGCCTGCAAACCGGGCATGGTCGGAACCGGCATCCGCACCGAACTCACCGTCGGCGGCGAGCGCAAGGAAAAGGCCGACGTGCCCGCGGACGTGACCGCCGCCAAGGGCCAGTACCTCGAGTACGTCCGCAACCAACTCAACACCCTGCACGCACAGGTGACCGCCTTCGTCGGCAGCGTCAAGGCAGGCGACCTCGACGCTGCTCGCGCCCAGTTCGGACTCGCACGCACACCGTATGAACGCATCGAGCCCGTCGCCGAATCCTTCCCCGACCTCGACCCCGCCATCGACATGCGGTGGGACGACACCGAGGACGGCGCCCAGCCGTTCACCGGCTTCCACCGCATCGAACGTTTCCTGTGGCCGCCGCAGCCGGCCGAGATCGGCGACGCACCCGGCCAGATCACCCCGGCCGACGCGCAGAACGCGGCCGCCACCGACAACCCGCAGACCATCGCGCCGGTCGCCGATCAGCTCCTCGCCGACGTGACCAAGCTCCGCGACGAGGTCAACGCACCCGGGTTCGAGTTCGAGACCGGGTCGTTCGTGAAGGGCCCCCAGGCGCTCATCGACGAGGTCGCCGCCACCAAGATCGACGGCGAGGAAGACCGGTACTCGCACACCGACCTGTGGGACTTCGCCGGCAATCTCGACGGCTCGGAGACCGCGATCGCGACACTGCAGCCGATCATCTCGGCGAAGGACCCGAAGCTGATGGACACCATCACCGCCCAGTTCGCCACGGTGCGCGACTCGGTGAACACCTATCGCTCCGGTGACGGGTACGTGTCCTACACCGAGGTCTCCGCGGACCAGCGCAAGGAGATGTCCAACCAGATCGACGCGCTGTCGGCGACACTGTCGCAGGTTCCCGGGATCGTGCTGGCCCAGTGA